A part of Geothrix oryzae genomic DNA contains:
- the nrfH gene encoding cytochrome c nitrite reductase small subunit → MLSILASVFAGVFLGSGAYTFVSAHGTSYLSNDPSVCVNCHIMREEYDGWRHGSHHAVAVCNDCHLPHDNPVNKLFVKASNGYHHSKAFTLLNFPEPIRIKPSNAQVLEDNCLRCHGELVGEITAHGTLGVPSDPTQKADLYGCVRCHQEVGHGPTR, encoded by the coding sequence TTGTTGAGCATCCTTGCCAGCGTCTTCGCCGGCGTGTTCCTGGGGTCCGGGGCCTACACCTTCGTCTCGGCCCACGGCACTTCGTACCTGTCGAACGACCCCTCCGTGTGCGTGAACTGCCACATCATGCGCGAGGAGTACGACGGCTGGCGCCACGGGTCCCACCACGCCGTGGCCGTGTGCAACGACTGCCACCTGCCCCACGACAACCCCGTGAACAAGCTTTTCGTGAAGGCCAGCAACGGCTATCACCACTCGAAGGCCTTCACCCTGCTGAATTTCCCCGAACCCATCCGCATCAAGCCCTCCAACGCCCAGGTGCTGGAGGACAACTGCCTGCGCTGCCATGGCGAGCTGGTGGGCGAGATCACCGCCCACGGCACCCTCGGCGTGCCCTCGGACCCGACGCAGAAGGCCGACCTCTACGGGTGCGTGCGCTGCCACCAGGAGGTGGGCCATGGGCCGACGCGCTGA
- a CDS encoding DMT family transporter, protein MVLVFILMAFVIGLVIPLQSAINSSLRDTLHSGSVLAALVSFAVGTLALLVASVLTGQPFAALGGLPRVAWWEWLGGALGAFFVFGSTLLAPRIGVAAMIALIVAGQVISSLVFDRYGLLGLPVRSISGVRLAGAALILAGAVLVNFGDRWLGSQPS, encoded by the coding sequence ATGGTCCTGGTGTTCATCCTCATGGCGTTCGTGATCGGGCTGGTCATCCCCCTGCAGTCGGCCATCAACAGTTCGCTGCGGGACACCCTGCACAGCGGATCGGTGCTGGCGGCCCTGGTCTCCTTCGCCGTGGGCACCCTGGCGCTCCTGGTGGCCTCGGTGCTCACGGGCCAGCCCTTCGCGGCCCTCGGCGGCCTGCCGAGGGTGGCCTGGTGGGAATGGTTGGGCGGCGCCCTGGGGGCCTTCTTCGTGTTCGGCTCGACGCTGCTGGCCCCCCGCATCGGCGTGGCGGCCATGATCGCCCTGATCGTGGCGGGGCAGGTGATCTCCTCCCTGGTCTTCGATCGCTACGGCCTTCTGGGCCTGCCGGTGCGAAGCATCTCCGGCGTCCGCCTCGCGGGCGCCGCGCTGATCCTGGCGGGGGCCGTGCTGGTGAATTTCGGCGACCGCTGGCTGGGATCCCAGCCGTCCTGA
- a CDS encoding DUF4097 family beta strand repeat-containing protein, which translates to MALARPLAAAVAVVILCASLGAQTQVIQPAKAEKTTETRTVPLASGSSLRVKNVNGFIRAEAWDREEVQFMGEFKPSSQDEQVKVVIEPGKGSLEIRGEYPKHNGWGSYRGPQCQMTLKVPRRVAVTFDSVNGEVTLTGTQGAAVLTTVNGGIRAISLDDSLKATTVNGGITLEGVRGGLSLQTVNGGIKGSGLDGQGKGVKAETVNGGIHLQIAGLKGRLKASTLNGGISFNAKGAEQVEVSKRRVSAVFPGGDQSIELETVNGGITIN; encoded by the coding sequence ATGGCCCTCGCCCGTCCCCTTGCTGCGGCCGTCGCCGTCGTCATCCTCTGCGCCTCGCTCGGGGCCCAGACCCAAGTGATCCAGCCCGCCAAGGCGGAGAAGACCACGGAAACCCGCACGGTGCCCCTGGCCTCCGGGTCCTCCCTGCGGGTGAAGAATGTCAACGGCTTCATCCGCGCGGAGGCCTGGGACCGGGAGGAGGTCCAGTTCATGGGGGAGTTCAAGCCCAGCAGCCAGGATGAGCAGGTGAAGGTGGTGATCGAGCCGGGCAAGGGCAGCCTGGAGATCCGGGGCGAATACCCCAAGCACAACGGCTGGGGCTCGTACCGGGGGCCCCAATGCCAGATGACCCTCAAGGTGCCGCGCCGGGTGGCGGTCACCTTCGACAGTGTGAACGGCGAAGTGACCCTCACCGGCACCCAGGGCGCCGCGGTCCTCACCACCGTGAACGGTGGCATCCGCGCCATCAGCCTGGATGATTCGCTGAAGGCCACGACGGTGAACGGAGGCATCACCCTGGAGGGCGTCCGGGGAGGACTGTCCCTGCAGACCGTGAATGGCGGCATCAAGGGATCGGGCCTGGACGGCCAGGGGAAGGGCGTCAAGGCCGAGACCGTGAACGGGGGCATCCACCTGCAGATCGCCGGCCTCAAGGGCCGCCTGAAGGCCTCCACCCTGAACGGCGGGATCTCCTTCAATGCCAAGGGGGCCGAGCAGGTCGAGGTGAGCAAGCGCCGCGTGAGCGCTGTCTTCCCCGGCGGGGACCAGAGCATCGAATTGGAGACGGTGAATGGCGGCATCACGATCAACTGA
- a CDS encoding ammonia-forming cytochrome c nitrite reductase subunit c552, whose product MTDNPTPLFSRPVVRMGLIAAGAALATVLVMSLYASITNRKAEAKQTSFKLVDLDEKTVDPAVWGKNFPRQFDAYQRTAEKYSTKYGGAGSEGLPKSRIQEDPRLVTIFDGYAFAIDFNQRQGHAYMLDDQRKTKRVTERKQPGACLHCHASNTVAFREVGLKGGAPGTLDEAFTSPNAQAQLMAGFEAICKMPYAEASQLVKHPVACIDCHDPKNMALRVTKPGFIRGIDALAKSSEPVPHLPSIEKWRKGDKAVAYDANRDASRQEMRSMVCGQCHVEYYCGPKVTLFFPWNKGLKVEQIEATYNDYKFPDGARFFDWKHGKTGAEVLKAQHPEFEMWSQGVHARSGVSCADCHMPYQREGALKISDHQVRSPLLNISRACQTCHRFPEAELKARVTTIQDRTKALMDRAEDAVVDLINNIDAAKKAGVDEAKLKPIYELQRKAQWRVDFVNAENSMGFHAPQEAARILGEAIDFGRQGQIALRDLGVAKVAKK is encoded by the coding sequence ATGACCGACAACCCTACTCCGCTGTTCTCCCGTCCGGTGGTCCGGATGGGCCTCATCGCCGCCGGCGCGGCCCTGGCCACCGTGCTGGTGATGTCGCTGTACGCCAGCATCACCAACCGCAAGGCCGAGGCGAAACAGACCAGCTTCAAGCTGGTGGACCTCGACGAAAAGACCGTTGATCCGGCTGTGTGGGGGAAGAACTTCCCCCGCCAGTTCGACGCCTACCAGCGCACCGCAGAGAAGTACAGCACCAAGTACGGCGGGGCCGGCAGCGAGGGTCTGCCCAAGAGCCGCATCCAGGAAGACCCCCGGCTGGTGACGATCTTCGACGGCTACGCCTTCGCCATCGACTTCAACCAGCGCCAGGGCCACGCCTACATGCTGGATGACCAGCGCAAGACCAAGCGCGTCACCGAGCGCAAGCAGCCCGGCGCCTGCCTCCACTGCCATGCCTCCAACACTGTGGCCTTCCGCGAAGTCGGCCTGAAGGGCGGCGCCCCCGGCACCCTGGACGAGGCCTTCACCAGCCCGAACGCCCAGGCCCAGCTCATGGCCGGCTTCGAGGCCATCTGCAAGATGCCCTACGCCGAGGCCAGCCAGCTCGTGAAGCACCCCGTGGCCTGCATCGACTGCCACGATCCCAAGAACATGGCCCTCCGCGTCACCAAGCCCGGCTTCATCCGCGGCATCGACGCCCTGGCCAAGAGCAGCGAGCCCGTGCCGCACCTGCCCTCCATCGAGAAGTGGCGCAAGGGCGACAAGGCCGTGGCCTACGACGCCAACCGTGACGCCTCCCGCCAGGAGATGCGCTCCATGGTCTGCGGCCAGTGCCATGTGGAGTACTACTGCGGGCCCAAGGTCACGCTGTTCTTCCCCTGGAACAAAGGCCTGAAGGTCGAGCAGATCGAGGCGACCTACAACGACTACAAGTTCCCCGATGGCGCCCGCTTCTTCGACTGGAAGCACGGCAAGACCGGCGCGGAGGTCCTGAAGGCCCAGCACCCCGAGTTCGAGATGTGGAGCCAGGGCGTCCATGCCCGCTCCGGCGTGTCCTGCGCGGACTGCCACATGCCCTACCAGCGCGAAGGCGCCCTCAAGATCAGTGACCACCAGGTGCGCAGCCCCCTGCTCAACATCTCCAGGGCCTGCCAGACCTGCCACCGCTTCCCCGAAGCGGAACTGAAGGCCCGCGTGACGACCATCCAGGACCGCACGAAGGCTCTCATGGACCGGGCCGAGGACGCCGTGGTGGACCTCATCAACAACATCGACGCTGCCAAGAAGGCCGGCGTGGACGAGGCCAAGCTGAAGCCCATCTATGAGCTCCAGCGCAAGGCCCAGTGGCGCGTGGACTTCGTGAATGCCGAAAACTCCATGGGCTTCCACGCCCCCCAGGAAGCCGCCCGCATCCTCGGCGAGGCCATCGACTTCGGCCGGCAGGGCCAGATCGCCCTGCGCGACTTGGGCGTGGCGAAGGTGGCCAAGAAGTAG
- a CDS encoding protein kinase domain-containing protein — MSALRPPAQIGSVRLLEPLGEGGMALVFRGEDRFRGVSSAVKLLRPEVHGDADLVRRFLREGEVLTHLSHPHLVEIFAFGRSGVWPYLVMELLPGGSLKACRGEAPAALVRRLVPICDALRVAHGEGVIHRDLKPSNLLFAPDGRLKVTDFGVCLWEGGEGRTRATRSHMVVGTLGYMAPEQHGDPRRVDGRCDVYALGAILYEFTTGQAYAQVQLPPSAARTGFPPRLAGLILRALQPEASKRLPDMEAFGQELSTWLDSAEAAGWGEEPLPGYRTVDRETATLAGPRDESGPEERLGPYLDALTTGPVGIRRSAAEGLCGAARPVDAPWLLEALDRGPEGSRFALVKALGRVGDASALPAILALVPDPFTQREAVEAAADLALRTGRVDEVRAALQEPGLGSAWRWASRAALGDAAWAEALLAAWPALAQPFRVQALEAAHRLPSDLRAQVKAATADASGNARHAWDGL; from the coding sequence ATGAGCGCTTTGCGGCCCCCGGCCCAGATCGGCAGCGTGCGCCTGTTGGAGCCCCTGGGCGAAGGGGGGATGGCCCTGGTCTTCCGCGGCGAGGACCGCTTTCGCGGTGTCTCCTCCGCCGTGAAGCTGCTCCGCCCCGAGGTGCATGGGGACGCCGACCTGGTGCGGCGCTTCCTCCGCGAAGGGGAGGTGCTCACGCACCTGTCCCACCCGCATCTGGTGGAGATCTTCGCCTTCGGGCGCAGCGGCGTCTGGCCCTACCTGGTGATGGAGCTCCTGCCGGGCGGCAGCCTGAAGGCCTGCCGGGGCGAGGCTCCGGCGGCCCTGGTTCGGCGCCTCGTCCCCATCTGCGATGCCCTGCGAGTGGCCCACGGCGAGGGCGTGATCCACCGGGACCTCAAGCCGTCCAACCTGCTTTTCGCCCCCGATGGCCGCCTGAAGGTCACGGATTTCGGGGTGTGTCTCTGGGAGGGGGGCGAGGGCCGCACCCGCGCGACCCGCAGCCACATGGTGGTGGGCACGCTGGGTTACATGGCCCCCGAGCAGCACGGCGATCCCCGCCGCGTGGATGGCCGCTGCGATGTCTATGCCCTGGGCGCCATCCTCTACGAGTTCACGACGGGTCAGGCCTATGCCCAGGTCCAGCTGCCGCCGTCTGCCGCACGGACGGGCTTCCCCCCTCGGCTGGCCGGCCTGATCCTGCGCGCCCTCCAGCCCGAGGCCTCGAAGCGCCTCCCGGACATGGAGGCGTTCGGACAGGAACTGTCCACTTGGCTGGACAGCGCCGAAGCCGCCGGGTGGGGCGAGGAGCCCCTGCCGGGCTATCGGACCGTGGACCGGGAGACCGCCACCCTGGCGGGCCCGCGGGACGAATCTGGCCCCGAGGAGCGGCTGGGGCCGTATCTGGATGCCCTGACTACGGGCCCCGTGGGCATCCGCCGATCCGCCGCCGAAGGTCTCTGCGGGGCCGCCCGACCGGTGGATGCGCCCTGGCTGCTGGAAGCGCTCGATCGGGGGCCCGAAGGCTCCCGGTTCGCCCTGGTGAAGGCCCTGGGCCGCGTGGGCGACGCCTCCGCCCTTCCGGCCATCCTCGCCCTGGTGCCCGATCCCTTCACGCAACGGGAGGCCGTGGAGGCCGCCGCCGACCTGGCTCTCCGGACGGGCAGGGTCGACGAGGTGCGGGCGGCGCTGCAGGAACCCGGGCTCGGCTCGGCCTGGCGCTGGGCCTCGCGGGCGGCCCTGGGGGACGCGGCCTGGGCCGAGGCACTCCTGGCGGCCTGGCCTGCCCTGGCCCAGCCCTTCCGGGTGCAGGCCCTGGAAGCCGCCCACCGCCTCCCCTCCGACCTTCGCGCCCAGGTGAAGGCGGCGACGGCGGATGCCTCGGGGAATGCGCGCCATGCCTGGGATGGCCTCTGA
- a CDS encoding immunoglobulin domain-containing protein, with protein sequence MRLKFRPAPSRLAPLALLGLTLAGSAWGTVPRDSSERRILSIQQDRDESTHTRFLRTHQGLRVWGGDGIIHTRTKGGDYLITDPTPGEILLNTSPSLTASEALWIVSADLNATGPFAKEPKVELVILPQVERFHRTTGLPVRAGDPLNAVEIVEKPTGYRLAYFVEAAFSNSQAGAVSAGYLVDAHGGSILRKWNALESALGTGNSQYNGTVALSTAAGGPGFELRDLGRAGNATLDLGHSWDMASAGNLYADADNVWGDGLQYALGAPTNSTNGQTAAVDAHFGTQVTWDFYQQVLGRNGIDGKGTPTRARVHFGNQYDNAFWWDECFCLTFGDGNKFLTLTALDVVGHEFSHGVTSTTANLVYMGESGSLNEATSDILGTMVEFYARGAGGTGAVLPDTGGNWTIGEQMKTPAFDHPLRYMYKPSLDGLSPDAWSTSLLNLDVHYGSGPMNRCFYFLAQGASSDSASTAFSSYLPAGMTGIGNDRATRIWYRALATYLTSSSNYLHARMAALRSAIDLYGAGSLEHQAVRNAFAAINVGYASGLGDDLTPPTVSGSVSGSTGMIVLGVHAQDNTGVGNLAFYVDQQRIETGNGGGQTDVTLNLPFDSQKIPKGSHVLTVVATDSVGNTTRSAEVPFSTSNAFYELLLQGGFEYGSVWDGGIDKHNMAWVDPQGIITGDWPGTAYLGRWCAAFCGLGDANTQSIHQTISIPAEAQSAILTFWLQVFSQERDGLVRDTFQVQVRSAAGELIETLATYSNLDRSLIPIAIPAQKDYFQRSLDLSAYRGKTIQLWFEGKEDAAHPTPSFPHGAETPVAAKAPLALSWPAKERPQAMASIERAAGGAYTSGVGLTEFLLDNVSLRIGEVVDAEPPAVNARGVPGIFGTLSLTADVSDNLAIARVDFVIDGQVVGTAAHGPHAILFDSRILSDGPHTLSVNAYDLAGNKGTSPAISFQTDNTFSQLLNNPSFDFGESGWTFANWGILFLSSIYDPQVVTMVANGGGTSPSLATLSQRVTIPAEAYSAKLKFSYGMQSLSNPPDDALKVQVWGLDGSLKETLASFAPPGTDSFYGNAEVDLKGYRGQEVVVALVVNSLYLPPSGGIKGLVINLDRVDLIVQTALPPTIRTQPLSQSASVGAPGTFSVDVSGTSPLTYQWRKDGSDMPGATSRTLTLAAVREVDAGSYDVRVSNGLGAVTSSAALLTVTPAPLVAPTITAQPQSQSVTTGTPLTLGVSATGSAPLTYQWRKDGSDIAGATSPVFTIASAQTTDAGNYQVRVANGAGSVLSSVAAVTVTATMVAPAITTQPQSQSVKTGALITLSVSATGSDPLTYQWRKDGSDIAGATSSVLTIASAQTTDAGNYQVRVANGAGSVLSSVAAVTVNATLVAPAITAQPQSQSAAPGSAVTFSVTASGSTPLSYQWRKNDTDISGATAPSYTFTTNQADHGARLSVRVTNGAGSAISDYATLTLSPKSRDLNGDGIVNVLDLAFLMRAYAPGVPAATSPMDLNGDGFVDDVDLALLIAAL encoded by the coding sequence TTGCGCCTCAAATTCCGGCCTGCCCCATCCAGACTCGCCCCGCTCGCGCTTTTAGGCCTGACCCTCGCCGGCAGCGCCTGGGGAACGGTACCGAGGGACTCCAGCGAGAGACGGATCCTGTCCATCCAGCAGGATCGCGATGAATCGACGCACACCCGCTTCCTTCGGACCCATCAGGGTCTCCGCGTGTGGGGCGGCGACGGCATCATCCACACCCGGACCAAGGGTGGGGATTACCTCATCACCGATCCGACGCCCGGTGAGATTCTCCTCAACACGAGCCCCAGCCTGACGGCATCGGAAGCCCTCTGGATCGTGTCGGCGGACCTGAATGCCACGGGCCCCTTCGCCAAAGAGCCGAAGGTCGAGCTGGTCATCCTGCCCCAAGTGGAACGCTTCCATCGAACGACCGGCTTGCCGGTCCGGGCGGGTGATCCTCTCAATGCCGTAGAGATCGTGGAGAAGCCCACCGGATACCGGCTGGCCTATTTCGTCGAAGCCGCCTTCAGCAACAGCCAGGCTGGCGCGGTCTCCGCCGGTTACCTGGTGGATGCCCATGGCGGATCCATCCTGCGCAAATGGAACGCCCTGGAGAGCGCCCTCGGGACCGGGAACTCCCAGTACAACGGGACCGTCGCCCTATCTACCGCCGCAGGAGGCCCGGGCTTCGAACTGAGGGACCTCGGCCGGGCAGGCAATGCGACTCTGGACCTGGGGCACAGCTGGGACATGGCCTCTGCGGGGAACCTCTACGCGGATGCGGACAATGTCTGGGGAGATGGCCTCCAGTACGCCCTCGGCGCTCCGACGAATTCCACCAACGGGCAGACGGCCGCCGTGGATGCGCATTTCGGCACTCAAGTGACCTGGGATTTCTATCAGCAGGTCCTGGGACGGAATGGGATCGACGGGAAAGGGACGCCCACCCGGGCCCGCGTTCACTTCGGAAATCAGTACGACAATGCCTTCTGGTGGGACGAGTGCTTCTGCCTCACCTTCGGAGACGGGAACAAGTTCCTGACCCTGACCGCGCTGGATGTGGTCGGCCACGAGTTCAGCCACGGCGTCACCTCGACCACGGCCAACCTCGTGTACATGGGGGAATCCGGATCCCTGAACGAAGCAACCTCCGACATCCTCGGAACCATGGTCGAGTTCTACGCCCGGGGCGCCGGGGGCACTGGCGCGGTCCTGCCGGATACGGGTGGGAACTGGACCATCGGCGAGCAGATGAAGACCCCTGCCTTCGATCATCCGTTGCGGTACATGTACAAACCGAGCCTCGATGGCCTGAGCCCGGATGCCTGGTCGACGAGTCTCCTCAACCTGGATGTCCATTACGGCAGCGGCCCCATGAACCGCTGTTTCTACTTTCTTGCCCAAGGGGCTTCTTCCGACTCTGCTTCGACGGCCTTCTCCTCGTATCTTCCAGCGGGCATGACGGGGATCGGCAACGACCGGGCCACCCGGATCTGGTACCGGGCCCTGGCCACCTACCTCACCTCCTCGAGCAACTACCTGCATGCACGCATGGCCGCGCTTCGATCCGCCATCGATCTCTACGGCGCAGGCTCCCTGGAGCATCAGGCCGTCCGGAACGCTTTCGCCGCCATCAATGTCGGATACGCCTCGGGCCTCGGCGATGACCTGACCCCTCCAACCGTTTCAGGTTCGGTGAGCGGCTCCACGGGAATGATCGTTCTCGGCGTTCACGCCCAGGACAACACGGGGGTGGGCAACCTGGCCTTCTATGTGGATCAGCAGAGGATCGAAACCGGGAATGGGGGCGGCCAGACCGATGTGACCCTGAACCTGCCTTTCGATTCCCAAAAAATCCCGAAGGGCAGCCATGTCCTGACCGTGGTGGCCACCGACTCGGTGGGGAACACCACCCGTTCGGCGGAAGTCCCCTTCTCCACCTCGAACGCCTTCTACGAACTGCTGCTTCAAGGCGGTTTCGAATACGGCAGCGTCTGGGACGGCGGCATCGACAAGCACAACATGGCCTGGGTGGATCCCCAGGGCATCATCACGGGCGATTGGCCCGGCACGGCCTATCTCGGACGGTGGTGTGCGGCCTTTTGCGGCCTGGGCGATGCCAATACCCAGTCCATCCATCAGACCATCTCCATCCCCGCCGAGGCCCAGAGCGCCATCCTGACTTTCTGGCTGCAGGTCTTCTCTCAAGAACGGGATGGCCTGGTCAGAGACACCTTCCAGGTTCAGGTCCGATCCGCCGCCGGTGAGTTGATCGAAACCCTGGCGACCTACTCCAACCTGGACCGCAGCCTGATCCCCATTGCCATCCCTGCTCAAAAAGACTACTTCCAGCGATCCCTCGACCTGTCCGCCTACCGGGGCAAGACCATCCAGCTCTGGTTCGAAGGGAAGGAAGACGCAGCACACCCCACACCTTCCTTCCCCCACGGCGCGGAAACGCCCGTTGCGGCAAAAGCCCCCTTGGCACTCTCATGGCCAGCGAAGGAACGGCCCCAGGCGATGGCGTCCATCGAGCGCGCTGCTGGTGGCGCCTACACCTCCGGTGTCGGGCTGACAGAATTCCTGCTGGACAATGTTTCACTCCGGATCGGGGAGGTCGTGGACGCAGAGCCCCCCGCCGTCAACGCCCGCGGCGTTCCGGGTATTTTTGGAACCCTCAGCCTCACGGCCGATGTCAGCGACAACCTCGCCATCGCCCGGGTCGATTTCGTGATCGATGGTCAGGTGGTGGGAACGGCCGCTCACGGCCCCCATGCAATCCTCTTCGATTCCCGGATTCTCTCCGATGGCCCCCACACGCTCTCAGTGAACGCTTACGACCTGGCTGGCAACAAAGGCACCTCGCCCGCCATCAGCTTTCAGACAGACAACACCTTTAGTCAGCTGTTGAACAACCCCAGCTTCGATTTCGGGGAATCCGGGTGGACCTTCGCCAACTGGGGCATCCTCTTTTTGTCATCGATCTACGACCCACAGGTGGTCACCATGGTGGCCAATGGGGGTGGCACTTCCCCTTCGTTGGCGACGCTTTCCCAGCGCGTCACCATCCCCGCGGAGGCCTATTCGGCCAAGCTCAAGTTCAGCTATGGGATGCAGTCCCTCTCCAATCCCCCGGATGATGCCCTGAAAGTCCAGGTCTGGGGTCTCGATGGCTCGCTGAAAGAGACCCTGGCCTCGTTCGCCCCACCAGGCACGGACTCCTTCTATGGGAACGCAGAGGTGGATCTGAAGGGCTATCGCGGCCAGGAAGTGGTCGTGGCCCTCGTCGTCAATTCGCTCTATCTGCCGCCAAGCGGAGGGATCAAGGGCCTGGTCATCAACCTGGACAGGGTCGACCTGATCGTCCAGACCGCCCTCCCTCCCACCATCCGGACTCAACCCTTGAGCCAGTCTGCGTCGGTGGGCGCCCCGGGCACCTTCTCCGTCGATGTTTCGGGCACTTCCCCCCTCACCTATCAGTGGAGGAAAGACGGCTCCGACATGCCCGGCGCCACCAGCCGAACACTCACCCTCGCGGCCGTCCGTGAGGTGGATGCGGGGAGCTACGACGTCAGGGTCAGCAACGGCCTTGGCGCCGTCACCAGTTCAGCCGCCCTGTTGACGGTGACCCCCGCTCCTCTCGTCGCCCCGACCATCACGGCCCAGCCCCAAAGCCAGTCCGTGACCACCGGGACTCCCCTCACCCTCGGCGTATCCGCCACGGGATCGGCCCCGCTCACCTACCAGTGGCGGAAGGATGGCTCGGACATCGCCGGCGCCACCAGCCCCGTGTTCACGATCGCGTCCGCCCAGACGACGGATGCAGGCAACTACCAGGTCCGGGTCGCCAACGGGGCGGGCAGCGTCTTGAGCTCCGTCGCCGCCGTGACCGTGACTGCAACCATGGTTGCTCCAGCCATCACGACCCAACCCCAAAGCCAGTCCGTGAAGACCGGAGCCCTCATCACGCTCAGCGTATCCGCCACGGGATCGGACCCGCTCACCTACCAGTGGCGGAAGGATGGCTCGGACATCGCTGGCGCCACCAGTTCTGTGCTCACGATCGCGTCCGCCCAGACGACGGATGCAGGCAACTACCAGGTCCGGGTCGCCAACGGGGCGGGCAGCGTCCTGAGTTCCGTTGCCGCCGTGACCGTGAATGCAACCCTGGTCGCCCCGGCCATCACGGCTCAGCCCCAAAGCCAGTCAGCCGCGCCCGGGAGCGCCGTCACCTTCAGCGTGACGGCCTCGGGTTCCACGCCCTTGTCCTATCAATGGCGCAAGAACGACACGGACATCTCCGGCGCGACGGCCCCGAGCTACACCTTCACGACCAACCAAGCAGACCACGGCGCCCGATTATCCGTTCGGGTCACGAATGGAGCCGGGAGCGCCATCAGCGACTACGCCACATTGACGCTGTCCCCCAAGAGTCGCGACCTGAATGGGGACGGCATCGTGAATGTGCTCGATCTCGCCTTTCTCATGCGGGCCTATGCGCCCGGAGTCCCCGCCGCGACCTCGCCCATGGATCTGAACGGGGATGGGTTCGTGGATGATGTCGACCTTGCCCTCCTGATCGCCGCGTTGTAG